The Oncorhynchus masou masou isolate Uvic2021 unplaced genomic scaffold, UVic_Omas_1.1 unplaced_scaffold_1053, whole genome shotgun sequence genome includes a window with the following:
- the LOC135539242 gene encoding polyadenylate-binding protein-interacting protein 2B-like isoform X1 has translation MTIASKPAEMNSPEMAKTPGGSSAPGKENVANGHKEGEVGNNNNPFADYMWMENEEDYNRQVEEELLEQEFLERCFQEMLEEEDQDWFIPARDLAPGVGQIQQQLNGLSVSNGNADELARKSSLNPEAKEFVPGMKY, from the exons ATGACAATAGCAAGTA AGCCTGCGGAGATGAACAGTCCTGAGATGGCGAAAACACCAGGCGGCAGCAGTGCCCCCGGGAAAGAGAACGTGGCCAATGGGCacaaggagggagaggtgggcaacaacaacaacccctTCGCTGACTACATGTGGATGGAGAACGAGGAGGATTACAACAGACAG GTGGAGGAGGAGCTTCTGGAACAGGAGTTCTTAGAACGCTGTTTCCAGGAAATGCTGGAAGAGGAGGATCAGGATTGGTTCATCCCTGCCAGAGACCTCGCCCCTGGGGTGGGGCAGATTCAGCAACAGCTCAACGGGCTATCTGTCTCCAATGGCAACGCAGATGAACTCGCG CGCAAGAGCAGCTTGAACCCAGAGGCGAAGGAGTTTGTTCCGGGAATGAAATACTAG
- the LOC135539242 gene encoding polyadenylate-binding protein-interacting protein 2B-like isoform X3, whose product MPEPAEMNSPEMAKTPGGSSAPGKENVANGHKEGEVGNNNNPFADYMWMENEEDYNRQVEEELLEQEFLERCFQEMLEEEDQDWFIPARDLAPGVGQIQQQLNGLSVSNGNADELARKSSLNPEAKEFVPGMKY is encoded by the exons ATGCCAG AGCCTGCGGAGATGAACAGTCCTGAGATGGCGAAAACACCAGGCGGCAGCAGTGCCCCCGGGAAAGAGAACGTGGCCAATGGGCacaaggagggagaggtgggcaacaacaacaacccctTCGCTGACTACATGTGGATGGAGAACGAGGAGGATTACAACAGACAG GTGGAGGAGGAGCTTCTGGAACAGGAGTTCTTAGAACGCTGTTTCCAGGAAATGCTGGAAGAGGAGGATCAGGATTGGTTCATCCCTGCCAGAGACCTCGCCCCTGGGGTGGGGCAGATTCAGCAACAGCTCAACGGGCTATCTGTCTCCAATGGCAACGCAGATGAACTCGCG CGCAAGAGCAGCTTGAACCCAGAGGCGAAGGAGTTTGTTCCGGGAATGAAATACTAG
- the LOC135539242 gene encoding polyadenylate-binding protein-interacting protein 2B-like isoform X2 has protein sequence MECKPAEMNSPEMAKTPGGSSAPGKENVANGHKEGEVGNNNNPFADYMWMENEEDYNRQVEEELLEQEFLERCFQEMLEEEDQDWFIPARDLAPGVGQIQQQLNGLSVSNGNADELARKSSLNPEAKEFVPGMKY, from the exons ATGGAATGTA AGCCTGCGGAGATGAACAGTCCTGAGATGGCGAAAACACCAGGCGGCAGCAGTGCCCCCGGGAAAGAGAACGTGGCCAATGGGCacaaggagggagaggtgggcaacaacaacaacccctTCGCTGACTACATGTGGATGGAGAACGAGGAGGATTACAACAGACAG GTGGAGGAGGAGCTTCTGGAACAGGAGTTCTTAGAACGCTGTTTCCAGGAAATGCTGGAAGAGGAGGATCAGGATTGGTTCATCCCTGCCAGAGACCTCGCCCCTGGGGTGGGGCAGATTCAGCAACAGCTCAACGGGCTATCTGTCTCCAATGGCAACGCAGATGAACTCGCG CGCAAGAGCAGCTTGAACCCAGAGGCGAAGGAGTTTGTTCCGGGAATGAAATACTAG